GAGGCTGTCGGCGACCGGTATTGCCGCGATCGCACCGCCGGCGCGGTTGGCCGCGGCTAGACATGCCTCGAAGATCTGCGCGCTTGCCAAGGGACGCGCCGCGTCGTGAATGACGACCAGTTCGCTTTGCGCAGAGGTGAGCTCGAGCGCGATTTGCACAGAATCCTGGCGCTCGGCGCCGCCGGGAGTGATTTTCACCGGAATCGACAGGGTCGAAGCTGCGCGGCGCGCCGCGGCTTCCCTTCCAGCGGGAACCGCGATGACCACTTCCTCGATTGCCCTAACCTGCGCGATGGTCGCGAGCGACCAGGAAAGCATGGTGCGACCCGCAAGCGCCACGAAGGCCTTGGGTTCGCTGCGACCAAGCCGGCTACCGCCTCCAGCCGCGACAATGATCGCCGAGGCCTTCATTCTAGGTCATTTGGAAAGGGGATGTTCGATGAATGCGGTCATGGCGTCGATGACCTTTACATCGACGTGCCCTGGCTCGCCGTACTCTTGCTTGTTGGGTTTTCCGGTCCCGGCAATAAACAAATGATTTAGTGCCGGGAAGGTCTCCACGCGAACGTGGTCGACGCCCTTGAGGCCTTCCTGCCAATGCTCGATGTCCTGGTCGATCACCTGGTAGTCGCGTCCGCCGTGAAGGATGAGGATGGGTATACGGAGCTGGCGTGCAATCGCGACCTCGTCGCGTGCCTCGAGATCGTAGTAATAAGACGCCGGCGCACCCAGGAAGTTCTCGGTGGGCGGCATCAGGTGGTTGTCCAGCTGGTTGGCCTTCTGTTCCAGTTCGTCCAACTGCTCATGCGAAGCTTCCCCAAGAAAGCGCATCTGCTGGACGTTCATTTCGCCGAACTTTCGGCCGCTCGGGGCGAGAAGGATCAACCCACGCACCGGAGCAGCTTTAAGCGCAACCTCGGGCGCGATGGTTGCTCCCAGGCTGTGTCCGGCGACGAAAATCTGATTGCGGTCGACCTCCGGGCGTGAGCGCAAAAGATTGACCGCCGCGATCGCGTCGTCGAGATACTCTTCTTTAACCGTGATGTGCTGCAGATCCATTTTCGCAGCATAGTCATGAGTGCGCTTGTCGTAACGCAGCACCGCTATTGCGCGTGAGCTCAAGGCCTCGGCGATGTCCTTGAAGATATGATTGGGTCCCACGCTCTCATCCATGTCGTTGGGTCCCGATCCCCCCAGTAAGACGACCGCCGGCCACGGACCCCTGCCGTTGGCCGGAACGGTCAGAAGTCCGGGCAATAGGTAGGGCGCCGCACCTACATGGACGTCGATCGAGTGAAAGCTATTTGCTTCCGCGTATGGAGGAGAGGTGGCCGGGGGATCTGGAACAAAGTGTATCCCAGAAATCTCGCCGCTCCGCGGATTGACCGCGAGCAGCAATGCCAGGTCCGAATTACGTTCGAACTCTAGCGGAGCGACGACAATGTCCTGGCCGCTCAGCGCGCTGCGCCGGGCAATTTTCCAACTAAGGAGTTTGCCATTGGCGCCAGTCAACCCCTGCCAGACTGCGCGCAGTTGTTGAGGGGTCAGTGCAGCCTTCATCGCGCCGTCGAAATGCGCGGTTGCAGCGTCGAAGAGTCCGTCGCGCAGGTCGCTCATCAGTTCATCACAGCGCTTATCTGCTGTTTCGGACGCAAAGGCGCCCATGGATGAGAGCACCATCGCGCCCAAGATGACGGACACCATCACCCACGCGCCTCGCCCCGCTCGCTTCATCACGGCCCCTTCTTAGCGCGGACCTGTTGAGGAAACTAAAAGGGATCGGTGATTAGCCGATCCCTTGGAAGTCCATCTTGAATAGATATTCCCGCGTCAGTTGGCGAAAATGGTCTTGAGCTCTTCCATAATTTTTTCCTCGGGATGCGATTTCGCGATGGAGAGCTCTTTTACCAGCAGGCTGCGAGCAGTATCGAGCATCTTGCGTTCGCCAAACGACAGTTCCTTGTCACCCTTAAGAACCAGCAGGTCGCGGAGGACCTTTGCGA
The genomic region above belongs to Candidatus Binataceae bacterium and contains:
- a CDS encoding alpha/beta fold hydrolase, with the translated sequence MKRAGRGAWVMVSVILGAMVLSSMGAFASETADKRCDELMSDLRDGLFDAATAHFDGAMKAALTPQQLRAVWQGLTGANGKLLSWKIARRSALSGQDIVVAPLEFERNSDLALLLAVNPRSGEISGIHFVPDPPATSPPYAEANSFHSIDVHVGAAPYLLPGLLTVPANGRGPWPAVVLLGGSGPNDMDESVGPNHIFKDIAEALSSRAIAVLRYDKRTHDYAAKMDLQHITVKEEYLDDAIAAVNLLRSRPEVDRNQIFVAGHSLGATIAPEVALKAAPVRGLILLAPSGRKFGEMNVQQMRFLGEASHEQLDELEQKANQLDNHLMPPTENFLGAPASYYYDLEARDEVAIARQLRIPILILHGGRDYQVIDQDIEHWQEGLKGVDHVRVETFPALNHLFIAGTGKPNKQEYGEPGHVDVKVIDAMTAFIEHPLSK
- the ispD gene encoding 2-C-methyl-D-erythritol 4-phosphate cytidylyltransferase; this encodes MKASAIIVAAGGGSRLGRSEPKAFVALAGRTMLSWSLATIAQVRAIEEVVIAVPAGREAAARRAASTLSIPVKITPGGAERQDSVQIALELTSAQSELVVIHDAARPLASAQIFEACLAAANRAGGAIAAIPVADSLKRVDAGHAISATVPRYDLWQAQTPQAFRRELIVAAHDRAMRDHVAVTDDADLAERIGTRVEVVECTTPNLKITTEADLELATALLERQNRR